From the genome of Rhizobium oryzihabitans:
AGCTACAGGAGGATAACCATGCGACTGACGATACTTTCCACCCTGCTTTTTGCCGGCACGGCACTGAGCGCCGTTTCCGCGCAGGCGGCGGGCGAACTGAACCTGATCTGCTCGGCCGATGTCGTCATCTGCGAGCAGATGAAGGGCGATTTCGAAAAGTCGCATGACATCAAGGTCAATATGGTGCGCCTGTCTTCCGGCGAAACCTATGCCAAGGTTCGTGCGGAAGCCCGCAACCCGAAGACCGATATCTGGTGGGCCGGCACCGGCGATCCGCACATGCAGGCGGCATCCGAAAACCTGACGCTGGAATACAAGTCGCCGATGCTGGATCAGTTGCAGGACTGGGCCGTCAAACAGGCGGAAAGCACCGGTTACAGGACTGTCGGCGTTTATGCCGGCGCGCTGGGCTGGGGCTACAACACGGAAATCTTCAAGTCCAAGGGTTATAAGGAGCCGAAGTGCTGGGCCGACCTGCTGGCGCCGGAACTGAAGGGCGAAATCCAGATCGCCAATCCGAATTCCTCCGGCACCGCCTATACGGCGCTCGCGTCGCTCGTGCAGATCATGGGCGAAGATCAGGCGATCGACTATTTGAAGAAGCTCAACGCCAATATCTCGCAATATACCAAATCCGGCTCGGCACCGGTCAAGGCGGCGGCGCGTGGCGAGACGGCGCTCGGCATCGTCTTCATGCATGATGCGGTGGCGCAGACGGCGGAAGGCTTCCCGGTCAAGTCGATCGCGCCTTGCGAAGGCACGGGTTACGAAATCGGCTCCATGTCGATCATCAAGGGTGCGCGCAACCTCGACAATGCCAAGACCTGGTACGACTGGGCGCTGAAGCCGGAAGTGCAGTCGCGCATGAAGGACGCCAAGTCCTTCCAGCTTCCCTCCAACAAGACGGCGGAAGTGCCGAAGGAAGCGCCGAAGTTCGAGGACATCAAGCTCATTGACTACGACTTCAAGACCTATGGCGATCCGGCCAAGCGTAAGGCGCTGCTGGAACGCTGGGACCGCGAGGTCGGTGCGGTCGCGAACTGATCTGGACCACTGATCTTAATTCCGGCGACAGGCATCCCGGCTTTTTAAGCCGGGGTGTCCGCCACTCTTTCATCGGCATGAAACAAGCGAGGTCGGCCATGACACGTGGCAATCGCAGGCTGGACATCGTCCTGGCGTTCGGGGCTTTTGCCCTTATTCTTCTTCCCTGGTATCGCATCGAAGGCGGCTTTTTCAGCTTCCGCTGGCTTTCCGGATTTTTCTCGTCGGCCAGCAATGCGCCCGGTGTGCTGCAGATTCTATCCTATGGAAAACCATGGCTGGTCGGCATCGTTGTCTTTTTCCTCGCCGCGTGTCTTGTCCGGCCTATCGGCGATCCGATGCGGCGCGGCAGGCTGCTTGCCATTATCGGTGCTATCGGCCTCATTTTCCTCGCCTTGCAGGGGCTGGCCATCGGCTTTACCGGCTGGAGCTGGGCGGTGAGCGAAAACCTCTTCGGCATGCTTGCCGATGGCCAGCCCTCCATGGGGGCGGGGGCCGTCGTCATGTCATTCGTCTTCGTGCTGCTTTTTGCCTTCGGACTTGCCGAACGTGGCGTCATGAAAGGCGACGCCTTTGTCGTCGGCGCCATTTCCGTTCTGGTTTTCCTCGTCACGGTTTTTGTCTTCTATCCGATCGGCAGCATGCTGGTCGCTTCCGTTCAGGATTTCGACGGCTCCTTCAATGCCGATGGCTTCATTCGTAATATTCAGGATCCCGGCATCTGGAGCCTTGGCTGTGTCACAGGTGAAGAGCGCTGCGGTGTTGCCTGGCGCACGCTGTTCCTCGCCCTGATGACCGCCTTCGGCTCGACCGTGCTCGGTCTCGGCTTTGCGCTGATCGCCACCCGCACGCGCTTTCCTTTCAAGAAGGGCCTGCGGCTTCTCACCGTTCTGCCGATCATCACGCCGCCTTTCGTCATCGGTCTTGCCCTGACGCTGCTTTTCGGTCGCGCCGGTGTCGTCACCGAGTGGCTTTCCTATCTCTTCGGCATTGAGCCGGGTCGCTGGCTTTATGGCATGACCGGCATCTGGATCGCGCAGGTCCTTTCCTTCACGCCCATCTCGTTTCTGGTGCTGATCGGCGTGGTCGAAGGCGTTAGCCCGTCGATGGAAGAGGCGTCGCAGACGCTGCGCGCCGACCGCTGGCGCACCTTCTGGCGAGTGTCGCTGCCGCTGATGAAACCCGGTCTCGCCAATGCGTTCCTGATCGGCTTTATCGAGAGCATGGCGGATTTCGGCAATCCGCTGGTGCTTGGCGGCACCCATGGCGTGC
Proteins encoded in this window:
- a CDS encoding ABC transporter permease, whose translation is MTRGNRRLDIVLAFGAFALILLPWYRIEGGFFSFRWLSGFFSSASNAPGVLQILSYGKPWLVGIVVFFLAACLVRPIGDPMRRGRLLAIIGAIGLIFLALQGLAIGFTGWSWAVSENLFGMLADGQPSMGAGAVVMSFVFVLLFAFGLAERGVMKGDAFVVGAISVLVFLVTVFVFYPIGSMLVASVQDFDGSFNADGFIRNIQDPGIWSLGCVTGEERCGVAWRTLFLALMTAFGSTVLGLGFALIATRTRFPFKKGLRLLTVLPIITPPFVIGLALTLLFGRAGVVTEWLSYLFGIEPGRWLYGMTGIWIAQVLSFTPISFLVLIGVVEGVSPSMEEASQTLRADRWRTFWRVSLPLMKPGLANAFLIGFIESMADFGNPLVLGGTHGVLSTEIFFAVVGSQNDPSRAAVLAIILLCFTLSAFLAQRFWLAGKNFATVTGKGDSGAHIALPRGLSIGVHAVVVPWMIFTIVVYGMILVGGFVKTWGLDNSLTLDHYIRAFSVSFSNGSIAWTGVAWNSFWTTMEIALVSAPLTAAVGLLTAYIIVRQKFAGRNLFEFALMMSFAIPGTVIGVSYIMAFNLPPVEMTGSALILIACFVFRNMPVGVRGGIAAMSQLDKSLDEASLTLRANSFRTIRKVILPLLRPAITAALVYSFVRAITSISAVIFLVSAQYNMATSYIVGLVENGEYGVAIAYSSMLIVVMITVITGFQLLVGERRLRRENRVAGLPSASSVPLAQEKIA
- a CDS encoding ABC transporter substrate-binding protein, encoding MRLTILSTLLFAGTALSAVSAQAAGELNLICSADVVICEQMKGDFEKSHDIKVNMVRLSSGETYAKVRAEARNPKTDIWWAGTGDPHMQAASENLTLEYKSPMLDQLQDWAVKQAESTGYRTVGVYAGALGWGYNTEIFKSKGYKEPKCWADLLAPELKGEIQIANPNSSGTAYTALASLVQIMGEDQAIDYLKKLNANISQYTKSGSAPVKAAARGETALGIVFMHDAVAQTAEGFPVKSIAPCEGTGYEIGSMSIIKGARNLDNAKTWYDWALKPEVQSRMKDAKSFQLPSNKTAEVPKEAPKFEDIKLIDYDFKTYGDPAKRKALLERWDREVGAVAN